The following proteins are co-located in the Desulfoscipio sp. XC116 genome:
- a CDS encoding cupin domain-containing protein produces the protein MPKPELEFFDHDLNIGWRQAEGAQEGIIEKILSVDPDTGDYTRLLKFPPGTTTTETLVHDFWEEVYILQGSLTDIKKKETYIEGFYACRPPGMLHGPYEIPNGCITFEIRYYKK, from the coding sequence GTGCCGAAACCGGAACTGGAGTTTTTTGATCATGATCTAAACATTGGCTGGCGCCAGGCAGAAGGCGCCCAAGAGGGGATCATCGAAAAAATCCTCAGCGTAGACCCTGATACCGGCGACTATACCAGACTTTTAAAGTTTCCTCCGGGGACGACCACCACGGAAACTCTGGTGCACGATTTTTGGGAAGAGGTGTACATTTTACAAGGCAGCTTAACGGATATCAAGAAAAAGGAAACCTATATTGAAGGCTTTTATGCCTGCCGCCCGCCCGGGATGCTGCATGGTCCTTATGAAATTCCCAACGGCTGCATAACGTTTGAAATCAGGTATTACAAAAAATAA
- a CDS encoding (2Fe-2S)-binding protein codes for MKKNIKVVVNGQAYEKEVAVQKTLLDFLREDLNLTGTKKGCDNGDCGSCTVLLNGKAVSSCIMLAVEADQCEVLTIEGMSRGEQLHPIQTAFIESGAIQCGYCTPGMVMAAKALLDVNPRPSESEIREAIAGHLCRCTGYDQIVKAIKMAADYLNARERSC; via the coding sequence ATGAAGAAGAATATCAAGGTTGTAGTTAATGGCCAGGCTTATGAAAAGGAAGTTGCCGTGCAGAAAACTCTTCTTGATTTCTTAAGGGAAGACTTGAATCTGACGGGTACCAAAAAAGGCTGTGATAACGGCGACTGCGGTTCCTGCACGGTATTGCTCAATGGAAAAGCCGTGAGTTCGTGTATTATGCTGGCGGTGGAGGCCGACCAGTGCGAGGTGCTGACCATTGAGGGCATGTCCCGGGGAGAACAGCTTCATCCTATTCAAACGGCTTTTATTGAAAGCGGAGCCATACAATGCGGTTATTGTACGCCGGGCATGGTTATGGCGGCCAAAGCATTATTGGATGTTAATCCCCGGCCTTCCGAGAGTGAAATTCGCGAAGCTATCGCGGGGCACCTTTGCAGATGCACAGGGTATGATCAAATAGTTAAAGCTATAAAAATGGCTGCCGATTATTTGAATGCCCGGGAAAGGAGCTGTTAG
- a CDS encoding thiamine pyrophosphate-dependent enzyme, whose product MTAFKYTDYLKTEAQPYMWCPGCGDGIIVRALADALAELELPPEKVVIATGIGCWGKADDYFRTHAFHGTHGRALPYATGISVGNPDLHVIALMGDGDAVTIGGNHFIHAARRNINLTAIIANNFNYGMTGGQYSATSPLTARTATSPRGVPEPGFDVCALAQTCGANFIARTTAYHVLQIKKYIKQAIQKKGFSLVEVMSPCPTHFGRRNFPAGPLAMMKYLKEKAVSISRYEKMAAEERSEYLATGVFADNDRKDFLTVYWDLNSSQQASGGAVNNEK is encoded by the coding sequence ATGACTGCTTTTAAATATACCGATTATTTGAAGACTGAAGCGCAACCGTATATGTGGTGCCCGGGGTGCGGTGACGGAATTATAGTGCGTGCCCTGGCCGATGCACTGGCGGAATTGGAACTGCCTCCGGAAAAAGTGGTTATTGCCACCGGTATAGGCTGTTGGGGCAAAGCGGATGACTATTTTAGAACCCATGCCTTTCACGGTACGCACGGCAGAGCGCTTCCCTACGCCACCGGTATATCCGTCGGGAATCCCGATCTGCACGTTATTGCACTCATGGGTGACGGCGACGCGGTAACCATCGGGGGTAATCACTTTATCCATGCCGCCCGCCGCAACATTAACCTGACGGCCATTATTGCCAATAATTTTAATTATGGTATGACAGGCGGCCAGTATTCGGCGACCAGCCCTTTGACTGCCCGTACGGCCACTTCTCCGCGTGGAGTGCCGGAGCCCGGATTTGACGTATGCGCACTGGCTCAAACCTGCGGCGCCAACTTTATTGCACGGACAACTGCTTATCATGTACTGCAAATTAAAAAATATATTAAACAAGCCATTCAGAAAAAAGGATTTAGTTTAGTGGAAGTTATGAGCCCCTGCCCCACTCATTTCGGCAGGAGAAATTTCCCGGCAGGGCCTCTGGCCATGATGAAGTATTTAAAAGAAAAAGCCGTTTCAATATCCCGTTATGAAAAAATGGCGGCGGAAGAACGATCGGAATATTTGGCGACAGGCGTGTTTGCGGATAATGATCGCAAGGACTTTTTAACTGTTTACTGGGACTTAAATTCCAGTCAGCAAGCAAGCGGGGGGGCGGTAAATAATGAAAAATAA
- a CDS encoding 2-oxoacid:acceptor oxidoreductase subunit alpha produces the protein MSRPKGMRLLQGNEACAWAAIDAGAEFFAGYPITPSSEVAEICAKELPVYGGVYMQMEDEIASMAAIIGASLSGKKTFTATSGPGFSLMQENLGVGIYQEVPCVIINVQRVGPSTGLATRPAQADVMQARWGTHGDHCIIALSPASVAEMYYLTVRAFNLAEKYRTPVILLSDEVIGHLRENVALPNPGTVEIINRKRPGGDPKAYLPYQAEEDGIPPMAAYGDAYIVHATSSCHDATGCSNSKPETNKQLLKRLRDKIYNYIDDIVQVEHFGPANADITLIAYGATSRVCKQAVTEAQSEGIGVNLLRLVTLWPFADAYVQQALEKAKAVIVPEMNQGQVLGEVQRLNCVNTPVYQVSRTDGELFTTEDILAQIREVAK, from the coding sequence GTGAGTAGACCTAAAGGTATGAGGCTCTTACAGGGAAATGAAGCTTGTGCATGGGCGGCTATTGATGCCGGTGCCGAATTTTTTGCCGGATATCCCATTACACCGTCGTCCGAAGTAGCTGAAATCTGTGCCAAAGAATTACCCGTCTATGGCGGCGTTTACATGCAAATGGAAGATGAAATTGCCAGCATGGCGGCTATCATCGGCGCTTCCCTGTCCGGTAAAAAAACTTTCACCGCTACCAGCGGCCCGGGATTTTCTTTAATGCAAGAAAACCTGGGTGTGGGTATATATCAGGAAGTGCCTTGTGTGATAATCAATGTGCAGCGTGTCGGCCCGTCGACGGGGTTGGCCACCCGTCCGGCTCAGGCGGATGTTATGCAAGCACGCTGGGGAACTCACGGTGATCACTGTATAATAGCATTAAGTCCGGCATCAGTGGCTGAAATGTATTACTTAACAGTACGGGCCTTTAATTTAGCTGAAAAATATCGCACACCGGTTATTCTATTAAGTGACGAGGTAATAGGACATTTAAGGGAAAACGTGGCCCTTCCGAATCCCGGTACAGTAGAAATAATCAATCGCAAGCGTCCCGGCGGGGATCCAAAAGCATACTTGCCCTATCAAGCTGAAGAAGACGGCATTCCGCCTATGGCGGCCTACGGAGATGCGTATATTGTTCACGCCACCAGTTCCTGTCATGATGCCACGGGCTGCTCCAATAGCAAGCCGGAAACCAATAAACAACTTTTAAAACGCCTCAGAGATAAAATATATAATTATATTGACGATATTGTTCAAGTAGAGCATTTTGGCCCGGCTAACGCCGATATAACGCTAATAGCCTATGGTGCCACATCCCGAGTTTGTAAACAGGCGGTTACGGAAGCTCAAAGCGAAGGCATTGGGGTAAACCTTTTAAGATTGGTAACCTTATGGCCGTTTGCAGACGCATATGTACAGCAGGCTTTAGAAAAAGCCAAGGCGGTAATCGTTCCGGAAATGAACCAGGGGCAGGTGCTTGGCGAAGTGCAGCGTCTGAACTGTGTCAATACGCCGGTATATCAAGTTTCGCGTACTGACGGGGAGTTATTTACAACAGAGGATATACTGGCACAAATCCGGGAGGTGGCCAAATAA
- a CDS encoding xanthine dehydrogenase family protein subunit M encodes MVLNFKYEKAVSLEHAVELLQDNKHAYILSGGTNILLKIKHGQLRPGLLISVNGLKSLTEISVKEGYIHIGSCVKINDLLKSDVLEQNVPLLQKAAKEIASPEIRNMATIGGNICSVGANCGACGLPGCKALSGGGVKACKYASSADLITPLMVLDAGLLLVSGQGERRISVQDFISVDRKINLLPGELLKEIYFKEQKIGSWGYSRLSTSKAMGTTVISAAVRLDKDKDNVISRLSLALGGAFAKPVQVSDISQLVKGRPIDNNLIEDITAKAIEQLSYIDNLEMSLSYRKHMTGVLINEAIQQALGVQS; translated from the coding sequence ATGGTGTTAAATTTTAAATATGAAAAAGCGGTGAGTTTGGAACATGCTGTTGAACTTTTGCAAGATAACAAACATGCGTATATTTTAAGCGGCGGCACTAACATACTTCTAAAAATCAAGCATGGACAATTAAGGCCGGGCCTTTTAATAAGCGTTAACGGGTTAAAAAGCCTAACAGAGATAAGCGTCAAGGAAGGATATATACACATTGGAAGCTGCGTTAAAATAAATGATTTGTTAAAAAGCGATGTTCTGGAACAAAACGTACCTTTACTGCAAAAAGCGGCTAAAGAAATAGCTTCACCCGAAATAAGGAACATGGCCACCATCGGCGGTAATATCTGCAGCGTGGGTGCGAATTGCGGGGCCTGTGGCCTTCCGGGCTGCAAGGCTCTGTCCGGGGGCGGCGTTAAAGCATGTAAATATGCTTCTTCCGCTGACTTGATAACGCCGCTGATGGTTCTGGACGCCGGTTTGCTGCTGGTCAGCGGTCAGGGTGAAAGAAGGATATCCGTGCAAGATTTCATATCTGTGGATAGAAAAATAAATCTTCTGCCCGGTGAGCTTTTAAAAGAAATATATTTTAAAGAGCAGAAGATCGGTTCCTGGGGATATTCCCGTTTAAGCACCTCAAAGGCAATGGGGACCACCGTTATTTCAGCGGCGGTTAGATTAGATAAAGATAAGGATAACGTTATATCAAGGTTATCACTGGCTTTAGGCGGTGCATTTGCCAAACCGGTGCAAGTGAGTGACATTAGTCAATTGGTAAAGGGTAGGCCAATAGACAATAATTTAATTGAAGATATTACAGCTAAGGCCATTGAACAGTTAAGTTATATAGACAATTTAGAGATGTCGCTAAGTTATAGAAAACATATGACCGGTGTTTTAATTAACGAGGCCATCCAACAGGCACTGGGGGTTCAGTCATGA
- a CDS encoding 2-oxoacid:acceptor oxidoreductase family protein — protein MKNNWQVVLAGDGGQGLIVGGRILAYAAILEGKNAVQTQSYGIAARGGYSEAQVLISEGEVYSPKCEKPNLVLALTQTAYDRYYEQVDKDCLIIYEKDVVTPKRARNDLGYPFKETCLEVGSLKVINVLFLGVILKNMSIVKEDSMVDAIKEMLPPKIHALNLKAFYKGFNPTNLA, from the coding sequence ATGAAAAATAACTGGCAGGTAGTATTGGCGGGAGATGGCGGACAGGGTCTTATTGTCGGGGGACGTATACTGGCTTATGCCGCTATCCTGGAAGGGAAAAACGCGGTACAAACGCAAAGTTATGGTATTGCCGCCCGGGGTGGTTATTCGGAAGCTCAAGTGCTTATCTCGGAAGGAGAAGTTTACAGTCCCAAGTGTGAAAAGCCAAACCTGGTGCTTGCATTAACTCAAACAGCATATGATCGCTATTACGAACAAGTTGACAAAGACTGCTTGATTATATACGAAAAGGACGTCGTTACTCCTAAACGGGCCCGAAATGATCTTGGCTATCCTTTTAAAGAAACGTGTTTGGAAGTGGGCAGCCTGAAAGTCATTAATGTGCTGTTTTTAGGTGTTATATTGAAAAATATGTCCATTGTAAAAGAAGATAGCATGGTTGACGCCATAAAGGAAATGCTGCCGCCCAAGATTCATGCCTTAAATTTAAAGGCCTTCTATAAAGGATTTAACCCGACTAACTTGGCGTAA
- a CDS encoding ferredoxin family protein gives MANKVSNITVNEKNCKRCGYCIEFCPGKVYVAAKDGLPLVSQLENCTNCGLCALRCPDFAIELEVAVSE, from the coding sequence ATGGCGAACAAGGTATCCAATATAACGGTTAATGAAAAAAACTGCAAACGGTGCGGTTACTGTATTGAATTTTGTCCGGGAAAAGTATATGTTGCTGCTAAGGATGGTCTGCCGTTGGTTAGCCAATTGGAAAATTGTACAAACTGTGGATTATGTGCGCTGCGTTGTCCTGATTTTGCTATTGAACTGGAGGTGGCGGTAAGTGAGTAG